The Punica granatum isolate Tunisia-2019 chromosome 4, ASM765513v2, whole genome shotgun sequence genome has a window encoding:
- the LOC116203871 gene encoding uncharacterized protein LOC116203871, whose product MSMICGVPLLECVYCLACARWAWKRCLHSAGHDSETWGFATAEEFEPVPRLCRYILAVYEEDLRCPLWEPPGGYGINPDCLILRRSYEDAQGRAPPYMLYIDHKHTDIVLAFRGLNMAKESDYAVMLDNKLGKRKFDGGYVHNGLLKAAVWVLDMETEVLKQLLEKYPNYTLTFAGHSLGSGVAALLTMVVVRNLDKLGNIERKRVRGYAIAPARCMSLNLAVRYADVINSVVLQDDFLPRTATPLEDIFKSLFCLPCLLCARCMRDTCISEEKMLKDPRRLYAPGRLYHIVERKPFRLGRFPPVVRTAVPVDGRFEHIVISCNATSDHAIIWIEREAQRAIDLMLEKDHIMEVPPKQRMERQETIEKEHTEEYQAALKRAVTLAVPHAFSPSQYGTFNEQQDKEEEGQESGRSSKGDASFSVGSSHKNSKNESWDELIERLFDRDESGHMTLKKSHRGD is encoded by the exons ATGTCGATGATATGTGGGGTCCCTCTCCTCGAGTGTGTCTACTGCCTGGCCTGTGCTCGGTGGGCCTGGAAGCGGTGCCTCCACAGTGCAGGCCATGACAGTGAGACCTGGGGCTTTGCCACTGCCGAAGAGTTTGAGCCAGTCCCCCGCCTGTGCCGGTACATCCTTGCCGTCTACGAGGAAGACCTGCGGTGCCCTCTGTGGGAACCTCCTGGGGGATACGGGATCAACCCTGACTGCCTAATCCTTCGCAGAAGCTATGAGGATGCCCAGGGCCGGGCCCCGCCTTACATGCTTTACATTGATCACAAACACACTGATATTGTGCTTGCCTTTAGGGGACTTAATATGGCGAAGGAGAGCGATTACGCAGTTATGTTGGACAATAAGCTCGGGAAGAGGAAATTTGATGGTGGGTATGTCCACAATGGGCTGTTGAAGGCTGCCGTGTGGGTTTTAGACATGGAGACGGAAGTCTTAAAGCAGTTGCTGGAGAAGTACCCCAATTATACTTTGACTTTCGCGGGACATTCCTTAGGGTCAGGTGTGGCGGCTTTGTTAACCATGGTCGTGGTGAGGAATCTAGATAAGCTGGGGAATATCGAGAGGAAGCGGGTAAGAGGATATGCTATTGCTCCTGCCCGGTGTATGTCCTTGAACCTGGCAGTCCGGTATGCTGATGTCATCAATTCGGTCGTGCTCCAG GATGACTTCTTACCGCGGACAGCTACACCTTTGGAAGATATTTTCAAGTCTCTTTTCTG TTTGCCTTGCCTATTATGCGCCAGGTGCATGAGGGATACGTGTATATCCGAGGAGAAGATGCTCAAGGACCCAAGAAGACTGTACGCTCCAGGTCGCCTCTATCACATTGTTGAGAGGAAACCTTTCAG GTTGGGTAGATTTCCTCCAGTTGTAAGGACAGCAGTGCCGGTGGATGGGAGGTTCGAGCACATAGTTATTTCCTGTAATGCGACTTCTGATCATGCCATCATTTGGATAGAGAGAGAAGCTCAGAGGGCTATAGAT TTGATGCTCGAGAAAGATCATATCATGGAGGTTCCCCCAAAGCAGAGAATGGAGAGGCAGGAGACAATTGAGAAGGAACACACTGAGGAGTACCAGGCCGCCCTCAAGAGGGCCGTCACCCTAGCAGTCCCACATGCATTCTCACCCTCTCAGTATGGCACTTTCAACGAGCAACAAgacaaggaagaagaaggccAGGAGTCAGGGAGGTCTAGTAAAGGAGACGCATCTTTTTCTGTTGGTTCGTCCCATAAGAATAGCAAGAACGAGAGCTGGGATGAGCTCATTGAGCGCCTCTTTGATCGGGATGAGTCAGGCCACATGACCCTGAAGAAATCTCATCGTGGCGATTGA